In Ipomoea triloba cultivar NCNSP0323 chromosome 15, ASM357664v1, one genomic interval encodes:
- the LOC116006673 gene encoding uncharacterized protein LOC116006673: MTPKMVAGFRRSLSFPNHPNSSSSSKPKKTFHVRSTSLPCRSHPLISQLRDDLNALMAALSQTRTSAWLCDALARLKTIHESLDDLLQLPQTRESLHAHAGLVENLLEDFLRFVDVYGIFQTMILRVKEEHQAAHVAVRRKDAAKLASFSKSIKNLGKEMEKLIPNLQSTATDKYLVLPKQVVAVPDGDAEVVGVMKDAVKVTVMVSTALFNGLSVSFTLPKSSSRRWIVGAKKVNVEEGIEEFKEMAALWGLRRKGEEEDAKMVAKRMHEMEDCIGGIESGGEKVFRSLINARVSLLNVFTQ; encoded by the coding sequence ATGACTCCTAAAATGGTCGCCGGATTCCGGAGATCTCTTTCCTTCCCAAACCACCccaattcttcatcatcttcaaagcCCAAGAAAACCTTCCACGTCAGATCCACCAGTCTCCCCTGCAGATCACACCCGTTGATTTCTCAGCTCAGGGACGACCTCAACGCGCTCATGGCCGCGTTGTCGCAAACCCGAACCTCCGCGTGGCTCTGCGACGCCTTGGCTCGCCTCAAAACCATCCACGAGTCCCTCGACGATCTCCTGCAGCTCCCCCAGACGCGCGAGTCCCTCCACGCGCACGCCGGCCTCGTCGAGAATCTTCTAGAAGACTTCCTCCGCTTCGTCGACGTGTACGGGATCTTCCAGACCATGATCCTGCGCGTGAAGGAGGAGCACCAAGCCGCCCACGTGGCCGTGCGGCGGAAAGACGCCGCGAAACTCGCTTCTTTCTCCAAGTCCATCAAGAATCTGGGGAAGGAGATGGAGAAACTGATTCCGAACTTGCAGTCCACCGCCACCGACAAATACCTCGTACTCCCCAAACAAGTGGTGGCCGTGCCGGACGGCGACGCCGAGGTGGTCGGGGTCATGAAAGACGCCGTGAAGGTGACCGTGATGGTCTCCACGGCTCTGTTCAACGGCCTTTCCGTGTCGTTCACGCTCCCGAAATCGTCTTCCCGGCGGTGGATTGTGGGGGCGAAGAAAGTGAACGTGGAGGAGGGGATTGAAGAGTTTAAAGAAATGGCGGCGCTGTGGGGACTGAGAAGAAAAGGAGAGGAAGAAGATGCGAAAATGGTGGCCAAGAGAATGCATGAGATGGAGGATTGCATTGGTGGGATTGAAAGTGGCGGTGAGAAAGTGTTTAGAAGTTTGATCAATGCTAGGGTTTCTTTGCTCAATGTATTCACACAATGA
- the LOC116006670 gene encoding O-fucosyltransferase 6-like has product MASHRRRHHQYTTRVRFLIPAISAISGLILLLFFFLFLLAPPLTDNHQLHLLRRHISVNEGVINEIGVPVFNVPISGIVHDRDLWRSKNAKFFHGCSNSSSKFAKAKDITHPNRYLLIATSGGLNQQRTGITDAVVAARILNATLVVPTLDKKSFWKDSSDFSDIFDVNWFISHLTKDVKIIKELPLRRGQTWVPHTRKVPRKCNEKCYLTRLLPEYSKKHVVRLTKFDYRLSNRLQTELQKLRCRVNYHALKFADPILEMGKELVQRMRLRSKHYITLHLRFEPDMLAFSGCYYGGGDKERIELGKIRKRWKTLHSSNPDRMRRQGRCPLTPEEVGLMLRALGYGRDAHIYVASGEVYGGEETLAPLKALFPNFHSKDTITTKEELAPFSRFSSRMAALDFIVCDESDVFVTNNNGNMAKILAGRRRYFGHKPTIRPNAKKLWRLFLNRNNMTWEEFASRLRTFQKGFMGEPKEVRPGRGEFHENPSTCICEDSGAKAEANSDPRRIGNEDIASQKETEDHNADNEPEISEPEDEEDGLEGEEFSEALFNVTDYDTSISEEPELEEMLSD; this is encoded by the exons ATGGCGTCCCATCGGCGGCGCCACCACCAGTATACCACCCGTGTGCGCTTTCTAATTCCGGCTATCTCCGCCATCTCCGGCCTCATTCtcctccttttcttcttcctcttcttgctCGCACCTCCTCTCACTGATAACCATCAACTCCACCTCCTCCGCCGCCATATCTCG GTCAATGAGGGCGTTATTAATGAGATTGGAGTCCCGGTGTTTAATGTTCCG ATAAGTGGAATAGTGCATGATCGGGATCTCTGGAGGTCAAAAAATGCCAAATTCTTCCATGGTTGTAGTAATTCCAGTAGCAAATTTGCGA AGGCTAAAGACATCACACATCCAAATCGATACTTGTTGATTGCAACCAGTGGAGGTCTTAACCAACAGAGGACGGGG ATAACAGATGCAGTTGTTGCTGCTCGAATTTTGAATGCTACCCTTGTTGTTCCTACTTTGGACAAGAAATCCTTCTGGAAAGATTCTAG TGATTTCTCAGACATATTTGATGTCAATTGGTTTATATCACATCTTACAAAGGATGTTAAAATCATAAAAGAGCTCCCGCTTAGGAGAGGACAGACATGGGTTCCACATACTAGAAAGGTTCCCAGAAAGTGCAATGAAAAATGCTATTTAACTCGGCTGCTGCCTGAATATTCAAAAAAGCAT GTAGTTAGACTCACCAAGTTTGACTACAGACTTTCAAATAGGTTGCAGACCGAGTTGCAAAAGCTGAGATGCAGAGTTAATTATCATGCTTTGAAGTTTGCTGACCCTATACTTGAAATGGGTAAGGAATTGGTCCAGCGAATGAGGTTGAGGAGCAAGCATTATATTACGCTTCATCTAAG GTTTGAACCTGATATGCTTGCATTCTCAGGATGCTATTATGGAGGAGGGGACAAGGAAAGAATAGAACTTGGGAAAATACGGAAGAGGTGGAAAACTCTACAT AGTAGCAACCCAGATAGGATGAGGAGGCAGGGAAGATGCCCTCTCACTCCTGAAGAAGTGGGTTTGATGCTGAGAGCACTTGGATACGGCAGAGACGCTCATATCTATGTGGCATCTGGTGAAGTATATGGAGGGGAAGAGACATTGGCACCTCTAAAGGCTCTCTTTCCAAACTTCCATTCAAAGGACACTATTACGACAAAAGAAGAATTAGCACCATTTTCTCGATTTTCTTCTCGCATGGCTGCATTAGACTTCATAGTTTGTGATGAAAGTGATGTTTTTGTTACGAACAACAATGGAAACATGGCAAAGATATTAGCTGGGCGAAG GAGATACTTTGGACATAAACCTACCATTCGGCCAAATGCCAAGAAGTTATGGCGTCTGTTCTTAAACCGGAATAACATGACATGGGAAGAATTTGCATCTCGATTGCGCACATTTCAAAAGGGCTTTATGGGGGAACCTAAGGAGGTGAGGCCAGGCAGGGGTGAGTTTCATGAAAACCCTTCAACCTGCATATGTGAGGATTCTGGTGCCAAAGCAGAGGCGAATTCAGATCCTCGGAGAATTGGTAACGAAGATATAGCATCACAGAAAGAAACTGAAGATCATAATGCAGACAATGAACCAGAAATATCTGAACCTGAGGATGAAGAAGACGGCTTAGAAGGTGAAGAATTCTCTGAAGCTTTATTCAATGTAACAGATTATGACACATCAATATCTGAGGAGCCTGAGTTGGAAGAGATGCTTTCTGATTGA
- the LOC116006671 gene encoding uncharacterized protein LOC116006671, whose protein sequence is MAMAATSRGVATPFKTKARRADALPVSGFVELRWRKRRLLGGDARWSVQCCCPDSVVPIRGSSGSGKSADNCEEWRFDPLKINRVRVHASTAMPFASPQSRFVSKPEKFFSRCTPRNSGPQSRDTPPKRDTGIANEKDWGIDLLNENINESGVNEDGSTWYRESGEDLGENGYRCRWARMGGRNHDSTSEWKETWWEKSDWSGYKELGVEKSGENAEGDSWWETWREVLHQDEWSNLARIERSAQKQAKSGTENAGWYENWWEKYDAKGWTEKGAHKYGRLNEQSWWEKWGEHYDGRGSVLKWTDKWAETALGTKWGDKWEEKFFAGIGSRQGETWHVSPIGDRWSRTWGEEHFGNGKVHKYGKSTTGESWDIVVDEETYYEAEPHYGWADVVGDSNQLLSIQPRERPPGVYPNMDFGPTAPPPSSSEPSDELPPSSSQPNDELPPSSP, encoded by the exons ATGGCAATGGCGGCAACTTCGAGGGGTGTGGCCACGCCGTTTAAGACCAAAGCCAGGAGAGCCGATGCGTTGCCGGTTTCTGGATTTGTGGAATTGCGGTGGAGGAAGCGGAGGTTGCTTGGCGGAGATGCGCGGTGGAGTGTCCAGTGCTGCTGCCCTGACTCCGTGGTGCCTATCAGGGGGAGTTCCGGGTCGGGTAAGAGTGCAGACAACTGTGAGGAGTGGCGCTTCGATCCCCTCAAGATTAACAGGGTTCGTGTTCATGCTTCGACTGCAATGCCTTTTGCTTCTCCTCA ATCTCGGTTTGTTTCAAAACCAGAAAAGTTTTTCTCCCGTTGCACACCTAGAAATTCAGGCCCTCAATCTCGTGACACTCCGCCAAAACGAG ATACAGGTATTGCAAATGAGAAAGATTGGGGCATTGATTtgttaaatgaaaatattaatgaATCTGGCGTTAACGAAGACGGTAGTACTTGGTATCGAGAAAGTGGGGAAGACCTGGGAGAAAATGGTTACAGATGCAGATGGGCAAGGATGGGTGGTAGGAACCATGATAGCACCTCTGAATGGAAAGAAACG TGGTGGGAGAAAAGTGATTGGAGTGGATACAAAGAGCTAG GTGTAGAGAAATCTGGGGAAAATGCTGAAGGGGATTCATGGTGGGAAACTTGGCGCGAAGTTCTTCACCAAGATGAGTGGAG TAATCTAGCTAGAATAGAGAGGAGTGCACAAAAACAAGCAAAGTCAGGAACTGAAAATGCTGGATGGTATGAAAATTG GTGGGAAAAGTATGATGCTAAGGGTTGGACAGAGAAAGGTGCACATAAGTATGGTAGATTAAATGAACAATCATGGTGGGAGAAGTGGGGAGAGCATTATGATGGAAGGGGATCTGTCCTGAAAtg GACAGATAAGTGGGCAGAGACTGCATTGGGAACAAAATGGGGTGATAAATGGGAAGAAAAGTTCTTTGCTGGCATTGGGTCACGGCAAGGTGAAACCTGGCATGTATCACCTATTGGTGACC GGTGGTCAAGAACATGGGGAGAGGAGCACTTCGGAAATGG CAAAGTGCATAAATATGGGAAGAGCACAACTGGTGAAAGCTGGGACATTGTTGTAGATGAAGAAACTTACTATGA GGCGGAACCACATTACGGTTGGGCAGATGTGGTAGGTGATTCAAACCAGTTATTGTCCATCCAACCTCGAGAAAGGCCCCCCGGTGTGTATCCAAACATGGATTTCGGACCAACAGCACCACCTCCCTCTTCATCAGAGCCAAGCGATGAATTGCCTCCCTCTTCATCACagccaaatgatgaattgcctCCCTCTTCACCCTAG